A portion of the Streptomyces coeruleoprunus genome contains these proteins:
- the pulA gene encoding pullulanase-type alpha-1,6-glucosidase, with product MIRPRLPRRRTAAALAAATVTALVAPSVVPASAAPRPPAPPSDRQLAAAPARHDLTREQFYFVLPDRFANGDPANDRGGLTGTRLAHGYDPTDKGFYQGGDLKGLTGRLDYIKGLGTTAIWLAPIFKNQPVQGEGDNASAGYHGYWITDFTQVDPHFGTNEDLRTLIDQAHAKGMKVFFDVITNHTADVVDYREKTYEYLSKGAFPYLAKDGRPFDDSDYADGTRPFPETGPGSFPRTPVVPDAKKNLKVPAWLNDPAMYHNRGDSTFAGESSTHGDFVGLDDLWTERPEVVEGMERIYQRWVRDFGIDGFRIDTVKHVNTEFWTQWATALDEYAAERGRPDFFMFGEVYSADTSITSHYVREGRLDATLDFPFQEAARQYASQGGSAAKLKQLFADDYKYTTDRANAYESVNFLGNHDMGRFGTFLKQDNAKAGDAELVQRYGLANELMFLGRGNPVVYYGDEQGFTGAGGDKDARQTLFASKTADYLDDDQLGTDRTHATDAYDPTHPLYRKIAALAKLRKAHPALADGIRTERYAADGAGVYAFSRTDARTRTEYVVAVNNATAARTVQIPTGSAGMAFTTLYGGSGTVTSGTDTKIEVTVPALSSLVLKAAGPLAAPAAAPTIDLKAPAAGAAGTVEVTADVDGGQLNRVVFAAQQGNGKWQVLGSADHAPYQVNHKITAPAGTPVRYKAVAVDSRGRTASDLAATTAGQAPPPQVPTATQRDYAVVHYKRPDGDYTDWRLYAWGDIADGEATPWPQGHAFTGRDAYGAFAYVKLKPGASSVGYLVIDKDGTKDVAADRTIDLSRTGEVWVEQGKEQALNQAPDGAYPPQDRTKAVLHYRRADGDHDGWGLHVWTGAAQPTDWSKPLMPVRTDPYGAVFEVPLAQGATSLSYILHKGDQKDLPADQSLDLTAQGHEVWLLSGREKYLLPQPKGGGAALDPGKSTAVWIDEATVAWNGSDAAASSQLQYSPSGSIAVADGALSTGTDTAWLRLNRTTLTDAQKAAFPHLAKYTAYSVDPRDRDRIRAALRGQLVATQYAANGALLTATGVQIAGVLDDLYGERAKTRALGPVFRNGTPTLSVWAPTARSVVLELDGRPVPMRRDAATGVWSVKGAKSWTGKPYRYVVKVWAPSVGKVVTNKVTDPYSTALTTDSARSLVVDLTDPKLAPQGWTTLKKPAAVPLRDAQIQELHIRDFSVTDPTAKHPGGYLAFTDTTSDGMRHLTKLARSGTSYVHLLPAFDIGTIPEKKSAQTVPDCDLKVYAPDSEQQQECVARAAAKDAFNWGYDPLHYTVPEGSYASDPEGTRRTVEFRRMVQSLNDAGLRTVMDVVYNHTVAAGQSDKSVLDRIVPGYYQRLLADGSVATSTCCANTAPENTMMGKLVVDSVVTWAKEYKVDGFRFDLMGHHPKENILAVRRALDALTVEKDGVDGKKIILYGEGWNFGEVADDARFVQATQKNMAGTGIATFSDRARDAVRGGGPFDADPGVQGFASGLHTEPNGSAANGTPAEQRARLLHYQDLIKVGLTGNLADFSFTDTRGRTVKGSQVDYNGAPAGYAAAPGDALAYADAHDNETLYDALAFKLPAATSPADRARMQVVALATAALSQGPALSQAGTDLLRSKSLDRNSYDSGDWFNALHWDCRLGNGFGRGLPPAADNKDKWSYAKPLLTAPSLTVGCPQIDGTSAAYRDLLRIRTTEKAFSLATADQVQSALSFPLSGTGETPGVITMRLGDLVVVFNATPQQQKQTVPALTGKGYAVHPVQANGSDATVKAAAYESDSGTFTVPARTVAVFTAR from the coding sequence TTGATACGCCCCCGCCTCCCCAGGCGCAGAACCGCGGCAGCGCTCGCGGCGGCGACGGTCACGGCGCTCGTCGCCCCCTCCGTCGTTCCGGCGTCCGCCGCGCCCCGGCCGCCCGCGCCGCCGTCCGACCGGCAGCTGGCCGCCGCGCCCGCCCGGCACGACCTGACCCGCGAGCAGTTCTACTTCGTCCTGCCGGACCGGTTCGCCAACGGCGACCCCGCGAACGACCGCGGCGGCCTGACCGGCACCCGGCTCGCCCACGGCTACGACCCCACCGACAAGGGCTTCTACCAGGGCGGCGACCTCAAGGGCCTCACCGGGCGGCTGGACTACATCAAGGGCCTCGGCACCACCGCCATCTGGCTCGCCCCGATCTTCAAGAACCAGCCCGTGCAGGGCGAGGGCGACAACGCCTCCGCCGGCTACCACGGCTACTGGATCACCGACTTCACGCAGGTCGACCCGCACTTCGGCACCAACGAGGACCTGCGCACGCTCATCGACCAGGCCCACGCCAAGGGCATGAAGGTCTTCTTCGACGTCATCACCAACCACACCGCCGACGTCGTCGACTACCGCGAGAAGACCTACGAGTACCTCTCCAAGGGCGCCTTCCCCTATCTGGCGAAGGACGGCAGGCCCTTCGACGACAGCGACTACGCGGACGGCACCAGGCCCTTCCCCGAGACCGGCCCCGGCTCCTTCCCGCGCACGCCCGTCGTCCCCGACGCCAAGAAGAACCTCAAGGTCCCGGCCTGGCTCAACGACCCGGCGATGTACCACAACCGCGGCGACTCCACCTTCGCCGGCGAGTCCTCCACCCATGGCGACTTCGTCGGCCTGGACGACCTGTGGACCGAGCGCCCCGAGGTCGTCGAGGGCATGGAGCGGATCTACCAGCGGTGGGTGCGCGACTTCGGCATCGACGGCTTCCGCATCGACACCGTCAAGCACGTCAACACCGAGTTCTGGACCCAGTGGGCCACCGCCCTCGACGAGTACGCCGCCGAGCGCGGCCGCCCCGACTTCTTCATGTTCGGCGAGGTCTACTCCGCCGACACCTCGATCACCTCGCACTACGTACGCGAGGGGCGGCTCGACGCGACGCTCGACTTCCCGTTCCAGGAGGCCGCCCGCCAGTACGCCTCCCAGGGCGGCTCGGCGGCGAAGCTGAAGCAGCTCTTCGCGGACGACTACAAGTACACGACCGACAGGGCCAACGCCTACGAGTCGGTCAACTTCCTCGGCAACCACGACATGGGCCGCTTCGGCACGTTCCTCAAGCAGGACAACGCCAAGGCCGGCGACGCCGAACTCGTCCAGCGGTACGGCCTCGCCAACGAGCTGATGTTCCTCGGCCGCGGCAACCCCGTCGTCTACTACGGCGACGAACAGGGCTTCACCGGCGCCGGCGGCGACAAGGACGCCCGCCAGACCCTGTTCGCGTCGAAGACCGCCGACTACCTCGACGACGACCAGCTCGGCACGGACCGCACCCACGCCACCGACGCGTACGACCCCACCCACCCGCTCTACCGGAAGATCGCCGCCCTCGCGAAGCTCCGCAAGGCGCACCCGGCGCTCGCCGACGGCATCCGGACGGAGCGGTACGCCGCCGACGGCGCGGGCGTGTACGCCTTCTCGCGCACCGACGCGCGGACCCGCACCGAGTACGTCGTCGCCGTCAACAACGCCACCGCGGCCAGGACCGTACAGATCCCGACCGGCTCCGCCGGCATGGCGTTCACCACCCTCTACGGCGGCAGCGGCACCGTCACCAGCGGCACCGACACGAAGATCGAGGTGACCGTCCCGGCGCTGTCCTCCCTCGTCCTCAAGGCCGCGGGACCCCTCGCCGCCCCGGCCGCCGCCCCGACGATCGACCTCAAGGCCCCGGCGGCCGGCGCCGCCGGCACCGTCGAGGTCACCGCCGACGTCGACGGCGGGCAGCTCAACCGCGTCGTCTTCGCCGCCCAGCAGGGCAACGGGAAGTGGCAGGTCCTCGGCTCCGCCGACCACGCCCCGTACCAGGTGAACCACAAGATCACCGCCCCGGCCGGCACCCCCGTGCGCTACAAGGCCGTGGCCGTCGACAGCCGCGGCCGCACGGCGAGCGACCTCGCCGCCACCACCGCGGGCCAGGCCCCGCCGCCCCAGGTGCCGACCGCCACCCAGCGCGACTACGCGGTCGTCCACTACAAGCGCCCCGACGGCGACTACACCGACTGGCGCCTCTACGCCTGGGGCGACATCGCCGACGGCGAGGCCACGCCCTGGCCCCAGGGCCACGCCTTCACCGGCCGCGACGCCTACGGCGCCTTCGCGTACGTCAAGCTGAAGCCGGGCGCCTCCAGCGTCGGCTACCTCGTCATCGACAAGGACGGCACCAAGGACGTCGCCGCCGACCGCACCATCGACCTGTCCAGGACGGGCGAGGTGTGGGTCGAGCAGGGCAAGGAACAGGCCCTGAACCAGGCGCCCGACGGCGCCTACCCGCCGCAGGACCGGACGAAGGCGGTCCTGCACTACCGGCGCGCCGACGGCGACCACGACGGCTGGGGCCTGCACGTGTGGACGGGCGCCGCCCAGCCCACCGACTGGTCCAAGCCGCTGATGCCGGTCCGCACCGACCCGTACGGCGCCGTCTTCGAGGTGCCCCTCGCCCAGGGCGCCACGTCGCTCAGCTACATCCTCCACAAGGGCGACCAGAAGGACCTGCCCGCCGACCAGTCCCTCGACCTCACCGCCCAGGGACACGAGGTGTGGCTGCTGAGCGGCCGGGAGAAGTACCTGCTGCCGCAGCCCAAGGGCGGCGGCGCCGCCCTCGACCCCGGCAAGTCCACCGCCGTCTGGATCGACGAGGCGACGGTCGCCTGGAACGGCTCCGACGCGGCCGCGTCCAGCCAGCTCCAGTACTCCCCGTCCGGATCCATCGCCGTCGCCGACGGCGCCCTGTCCACGGGCACCGACACGGCCTGGCTGCGGCTGAACAGGACGACGCTGACCGACGCGCAGAAGGCCGCGTTCCCGCACCTGGCGAAGTACACCGCGTACTCCGTCGACCCGCGCGACCGCGACCGGATCCGCGCCGCCCTGCGCGGCCAGCTCGTCGCCACCCAGTACGCCGCCAACGGCGCGCTGCTCACCGCGACGGGCGTACAGATCGCCGGCGTCCTCGACGACCTGTACGGAGAGCGGGCGAAGACCAGGGCCCTCGGCCCGGTCTTCCGCAACGGCACCCCCACCCTGTCGGTGTGGGCGCCCACCGCGCGGTCCGTCGTCCTCGAACTCGACGGCCGGCCCGTCCCGATGCGCCGCGACGCCGCCACCGGCGTCTGGTCCGTCAAGGGCGCCAAGTCCTGGACGGGCAAGCCCTACCGGTACGTCGTGAAGGTCTGGGCGCCCAGCGTGGGCAAGGTGGTCACCAACAAGGTCACCGACCCCTACTCCACGGCCCTCACCACCGACTCCGCCCGCAGCCTCGTCGTCGACCTCACCGACCCGAAGCTCGCCCCGCAGGGCTGGACCACCCTGAAGAAGCCGGCCGCCGTCCCGCTGCGCGACGCGCAGATCCAGGAACTGCACATCCGCGACTTCTCCGTCACCGACCCGACGGCGAAGCACCCCGGCGGCTACCTCGCCTTCACGGACACCACGTCCGACGGCATGCGGCACCTCACGAAGCTGGCCCGCAGCGGCACCTCGTACGTGCACCTGCTCCCGGCGTTCGACATCGGCACCATCCCCGAGAAGAAGTCCGCGCAGACCGTGCCCGACTGCGACCTGAAGGTGTACGCCCCCGACTCCGAGCAGCAGCAGGAGTGCGTCGCCAGGGCCGCCGCGAAGGACGCCTTCAACTGGGGCTACGACCCGCTGCACTACACCGTCCCCGAGGGCTCCTACGCCTCCGACCCCGAAGGCACCCGCCGCACGGTCGAGTTCCGGCGCATGGTCCAGTCCCTCAACGACGCCGGGCTGCGCACCGTCATGGACGTGGTCTACAACCACACCGTGGCCGCGGGCCAGAGCGACAAGTCGGTCCTCGACCGGATCGTCCCCGGCTACTACCAGCGGCTCCTCGCCGACGGCTCCGTCGCCACCTCCACCTGCTGCGCCAACACCGCGCCCGAGAACACCATGATGGGCAAGCTCGTCGTGGACTCGGTCGTCACCTGGGCCAAGGAGTACAAGGTCGACGGCTTCCGCTTCGACCTCATGGGCCACCACCCGAAGGAGAACATCCTCGCCGTCCGCCGGGCCCTCGACGCCCTGACCGTCGAGAAGGACGGCGTCGACGGCAAGAAGATCATCCTGTACGGCGAGGGCTGGAACTTCGGCGAGGTCGCCGACGACGCCCGCTTCGTCCAGGCCACCCAGAAGAACATGGCCGGCACCGGCATCGCCACGTTCTCCGACCGTGCCCGCGACGCCGTCCGCGGCGGCGGCCCCTTCGACGCCGACCCAGGCGTCCAGGGCTTCGCCTCCGGCCTCCACACCGAGCCCAACGGCTCCGCCGCCAACGGCACCCCCGCCGAGCAGAGGGCCCGTCTCCTGCACTACCAGGACCTGATCAAGGTCGGCCTGACCGGCAACCTCGCCGACTTCTCCTTCACCGACACGAGGGGCCGTACGGTCAAGGGCTCCCAGGTCGACTACAACGGCGCCCCCGCCGGCTACGCCGCCGCCCCCGGCGACGCCCTCGCCTACGCGGACGCCCACGACAACGAGACCCTGTACGACGCGCTGGCCTTCAAGCTGCCGGCCGCCACCTCGCCCGCCGACCGGGCCAGGATGCAGGTCGTCGCCCTGGCCACCGCAGCGCTCTCCCAGGGCCCGGCCCTGTCGCAGGCCGGCACGGACCTGCTGCGCTCCAAGTCGCTGGACCGCAACTCCTACGACAGCGGCGACTGGTTCAACGCCCTGCACTGGGACTGCCGCCTCGGCAACGGCTTCGGCCGCGGACTGCCGCCCGCCGCCGACAACAAGGACAAGTGGTCCTACGCCAAGCCGCTGCTGACCGCCCCGTCGCTGACGGTCGGCTGCCCGCAGATCGACGGCACGTCCGCCGCCTACCGGGACCTGCTGCGGATCCGTACGACGGAGAAGGCGTTCAGCCTGGCCACGGCCGACCAGGTGCAGTCCGCGCTGTCCTTCCCGCTGTCCGGCACCGGCGAGACCCCCGGCGTGATCACCATGCGCCTCGGTGACCTCGTCGTGGTCTTCAACGCCACGCCCCAGCAGCAGAAGCAGACCGTCCCCGCCCTCACCGGCAAGGGCTACGCCGTGCACCCGGTCCAGGCGAACGGCTCCGACGCCACCGTCAAGGCGGCGGCGTACGAGTCGGACTCGGGCACCTTCACGGTCCCGGCCCGCACGGTGGCGGTCTTCACCGCCCGCTGA
- a CDS encoding 5-carboxymethyl-2-hydroxymuconate Delta-isomerase — protein sequence MPQITVDYSASLDEAFDPRGYARALHPVVVETVAARTAACKTRTRRTEDTVVGDGTGDDALVHVEIALLAGRTDEAKARLGEAAAALVRDFLKPVDGVTVHVSAEVRDLDASYRNG from the coding sequence ATGCCGCAGATCACCGTCGACTACTCCGCCTCCCTCGACGAGGCCTTCGACCCCCGGGGCTACGCCCGGGCCCTGCACCCCGTGGTCGTCGAGACGGTCGCCGCGCGCACGGCGGCCTGCAAGACCCGCACCCGCCGCACCGAGGACACTGTCGTCGGCGACGGCACGGGCGACGACGCCCTCGTCCACGTCGAGATCGCCCTGCTCGCGGGCCGCACCGACGAGGCCAAGGCCCGCCTCGGCGAGGCCGCCGCAGCCCTCGTACGGGACTTCCTCAAGCCCGTGGACGGCGTCACCGTGCACGTCTCCGCGGAGGTACGGGACCTCGACGCGTCCTACCGCAACGGCTGA
- a CDS encoding TetR/AcrR family transcriptional regulator: MTTVVRRRMGVEERRQQLIGVALELFSHRSPDEVSIDEIAAAAGISRPLVYHYFPGKQSLYEAALRRAADELAARFVEPHEGPLGARLLRVMGRFFDFVEEHGPGFSALMRGGPAAGSSTAHAMIDGVRRAAYEQILAHLGVTDPPARLDLVVRSWVSLAESTALIWLDGRRIPRAELELQLVHDFAALAAVSAAYDAEMAGLVAGILADEPADGPFGDLVGRLGALAPVQPLR, translated from the coding sequence ATGACGACCGTGGTGCGCAGACGAATGGGCGTCGAGGAGCGCAGACAGCAGTTGATCGGGGTGGCGCTGGAGTTGTTCAGCCACCGCTCCCCCGACGAGGTGTCGATCGACGAGATCGCCGCCGCGGCGGGCATCTCCCGGCCGCTCGTCTACCACTACTTCCCCGGCAAGCAGAGCCTGTACGAGGCGGCGCTGCGGCGGGCGGCGGACGAGTTGGCCGCCCGGTTCGTGGAGCCGCACGAGGGGCCGCTGGGTGCGCGGCTGCTGCGTGTGATGGGCCGGTTCTTCGACTTCGTCGAGGAGCACGGGCCGGGGTTCTCCGCGCTGATGCGGGGCGGTCCGGCCGCAGGCTCCTCCACCGCGCACGCGATGATCGACGGGGTGCGGCGGGCGGCGTACGAGCAGATCCTGGCGCACCTGGGCGTGACGGACCCGCCCGCGCGACTGGACCTGGTGGTGCGGTCGTGGGTGTCGCTGGCCGAGTCGACGGCGCTGATCTGGCTGGACGGGCGGCGGATTCCGCGGGCCGAGCTGGAACTGCAGCTGGTGCACGACTTCGCGGCGCTGGCGGCGGTGAGCGCGGCGTACGACGCGGAGATGGCGGGCCTCGTGGCCGGGATCCTGGCGGACGAGCCGGCCGACGGGCCGTTCGGGGACCTGGTGGGCCGGCTGGGCGCGCTGGCGCCGGTTCAGCCGTTGCGGTAG
- a CDS encoding PDR/VanB family oxidoreductase has protein sequence MPRLRLRTVALAAGAALLVRRALRRRIQAAPLWPMPALEEPISGQGRRASTTPRRVLVTERTAPAEGVVQLRLEGTGLPAWSPGSHLDLVLPSGLVRQYSLCGDPADSGTYTIATRVLEDGRGGSLEVREQLHEGTEVEIRGPRNRFPLVDAPAYVFVAGGIGITPVLPMVRAAHAAGADWRLLYCGRDRASMPFLDELEKLGADGDRVTVVAEDEDGRPGLAFLGSVAERTEVYCCGPDGLMEAVAGALPEGRAPRLERFSAGAPAGGGAFEVELRRSGVTVQVAADRSVLAAVREELPHVSYSCEQGFCGTCQQRVLEGEIDHRDELLTDDERHDSMLICVSRCRGERLVLDL, from the coding sequence ATGCCCCGACTCCGACTGCGTACCGTCGCCCTGGCCGCCGGAGCGGCCCTCCTCGTCCGGCGGGCGCTGCGGCGCCGCATCCAGGCGGCGCCCCTGTGGCCGATGCCCGCGCTGGAGGAGCCGATATCGGGGCAGGGGCGCCGGGCGTCCACGACCCCGCGCCGGGTCCTGGTCACCGAGCGCACCGCCCCCGCCGAGGGGGTCGTCCAGCTGCGGCTGGAGGGCACCGGGCTGCCCGCCTGGTCGCCGGGCTCCCATCTCGATCTGGTCCTGCCGTCGGGCCTGGTCCGGCAGTACTCGCTGTGCGGCGACCCGGCCGACTCCGGCACGTACACGATCGCCACCCGGGTCCTGGAGGACGGGCGGGGCGGCTCGCTGGAGGTGCGCGAGCAGCTGCACGAGGGCACCGAGGTGGAGATCCGGGGGCCGCGCAACCGGTTCCCGCTGGTCGACGCCCCCGCGTACGTGTTCGTGGCGGGCGGCATCGGGATCACGCCGGTGCTGCCGATGGTGCGGGCGGCCCACGCGGCGGGCGCCGACTGGCGGTTGCTGTACTGCGGGCGCGACCGGGCGTCGATGCCGTTCCTGGACGAGCTGGAGAAGCTGGGCGCGGACGGCGACCGCGTGACGGTGGTGGCCGAGGACGAGGACGGGCGGCCCGGCCTGGCGTTCCTCGGCTCGGTGGCCGAGAGGACGGAGGTCTACTGCTGCGGCCCGGACGGGCTGATGGAGGCGGTGGCCGGGGCGCTGCCCGAGGGGCGGGCGCCGCGCCTGGAGCGGTTCTCGGCGGGCGCGCCGGCGGGCGGCGGGGCCTTCGAGGTGGAGCTGCGGCGCTCGGGCGTGACCGTTCAGGTGGCGGCGGACCGGTCGGTGCTGGCCGCGGTGCGGGAGGAGCTGCCGCACGTGTCGTACTCGTGCGAGCAGGGCTTCTGCGGCACGTGCCAGCAGCGGGTCCTGGAGGGCGAGATCGACCACCGGGACGAGCTGCTGACGGACGACGAGCGGCACGACTCGATGCTGATCTGCGTCTCGCGCTGCCGCGGCGAGCGGCTGGTCCTGGACCTGTAG
- a CDS encoding metal-dependent hydrolase, with translation MSNTRPAADASERIELKARKVSFDWEETPLHWVPGDPFTTHTINVLHLLLPAGERWFIHVYRQVLPFIRDDRLRQDVIGFIGQEAVHSQAHDDVLPHLRKLGLDPTPYTAQVDWFFEKLLGDRTLPPGRARQWWLMERVALIAAIEHYTAFLGDWVLNAEELDRRGADPVMLDLLRWHGAEEVEHRSVAFELFLHVDGGYRRRVRTWAAAFSALVFLWQRGVRFFMENDPTLLAGKPSMSQFVRKGREGVLPSTPDMLRSIPRYLSRAYHPSQEGCTAQAVAYLASSPGARGGS, from the coding sequence ATGTCTAATACCCGGCCGGCCGCAGACGCGTCGGAGCGGATCGAGCTCAAGGCCCGGAAGGTCTCCTTCGACTGGGAGGAGACCCCGCTCCACTGGGTTCCCGGCGACCCGTTCACCACCCACACGATCAACGTGCTGCACCTGCTCCTCCCCGCCGGGGAGCGCTGGTTCATCCATGTGTACCGGCAGGTGCTGCCCTTCATCCGGGACGACCGGCTCCGCCAGGACGTCATCGGGTTCATCGGCCAGGAGGCGGTGCACTCCCAGGCCCACGACGACGTCCTGCCCCATCTGCGGAAGCTGGGCCTGGACCCCACCCCGTACACCGCGCAGGTCGACTGGTTCTTCGAGAAGCTCCTGGGGGACCGGACGCTGCCGCCCGGCCGGGCCCGGCAGTGGTGGCTGATGGAGCGGGTCGCGCTGATCGCGGCGATCGAGCACTACACGGCGTTCCTCGGCGACTGGGTGCTCAACGCCGAGGAGCTGGACCGGCGGGGCGCCGACCCGGTGATGCTGGACCTGCTGCGCTGGCACGGCGCGGAGGAGGTCGAGCACCGGTCGGTGGCGTTCGAGCTGTTCCTGCACGTCGACGGCGGCTACCGGCGCCGGGTGCGGACCTGGGCGGCGGCGTTCTCCGCCCTGGTGTTCCTGTGGCAGCGCGGGGTGCGGTTCTTCATGGAGAACGACCCGACGCTCCTCGCGGGCAAGCCGTCGATGTCCCAGTTCGTCCGCAAGGGGCGGGAGGGTGTGCTGCCCTCGACGCCGGACATGCTGCGGTCGATCCCCCGCTATCTGAGCCGCGCCTACCACCCCTCCCAGGAGGGCTGCACCGCTCAGGCCGTCGCCTATCTCGCCTCGTCCCCCGGCGCTCGTGGAGGTTCCTGA
- a CDS encoding DUF1996 domain-containing protein has protein sequence MGRTRKRSTLANRAIAASAALILGGGGLLAVNVYASAGEGWSGWDQNQEQPQLRNTSGQMSTIDCPEVANGLPDAVPDQARGEVDLELARIDNRITDAYQRLAQSREQMRQDPQFADNVILGPLRDERLASIQRIVTAIDRSAERPEGMEALAPCTLRSDDDGGQDQGQDQNQDQNQDQGDQNQGDQGQDQGDQGQDPGQGQGQGQGQGQGQGQGQAGNGPVADDFVDIRSVEPNVRLPRRQNGASTGSFLTDCGRNENGKFNPDNVIVAPGVSNGAHHMHDYVGNQANDAFADNRSLARGRTTCRNQGDRSTYYWPVLRVQNGENDNDANADGGGKDQNVGKIQTPDQVTLNFVGSPVSKVTAMPRFLRIITGDAKAFTNGDANANASWSCTGFEDRQLKDKYPLCPQGSKVVRSFRFQSCWDGQNVDSANHRTHVAFADDDGRCPQGFRAIPQLVQRIVYDVAPQANFAVDSFPEQLHKPVTDHGDFINVFDSGLMNRMVDCINTGRRCA, from the coding sequence ATGGGACGCACACGAAAACGCTCGACGCTGGCCAACCGGGCCATCGCCGCATCGGCCGCCCTGATCCTGGGCGGGGGCGGACTACTGGCGGTCAATGTGTACGCATCCGCGGGTGAAGGGTGGTCCGGTTGGGACCAGAACCAGGAACAACCGCAGCTGCGGAATACGAGCGGGCAGATGTCCACCATCGACTGCCCCGAAGTGGCCAACGGCCTTCCCGACGCGGTGCCGGACCAGGCGCGCGGCGAAGTGGACCTGGAGCTGGCCCGGATCGACAACCGGATCACGGACGCCTACCAGCGCCTCGCGCAGTCGCGCGAGCAGATGCGGCAGGACCCGCAGTTCGCCGACAACGTCATCCTCGGCCCGCTCAGGGACGAGCGGCTGGCGAGCATCCAGCGGATCGTCACCGCGATCGACCGGTCCGCCGAGCGCCCGGAGGGCATGGAGGCCCTGGCGCCCTGCACCCTGCGCAGCGACGACGACGGCGGCCAGGACCAGGGGCAGGACCAGAACCAGGACCAGAACCAGGACCAGGGGGACCAGAACCAAGGGGACCAGGGCCAGGACCAAGGCGACCAGGGGCAGGACCCGGGCCAGGGTCAGGGCCAGGGCCAGGGCCAGGGCCAGGGCCAGGGCCAGGGCCAGGCCGGGAACGGCCCCGTCGCCGACGACTTCGTCGACATCCGGTCCGTCGAGCCGAACGTCCGCCTGCCGCGCCGCCAGAACGGCGCGTCCACCGGCAGCTTCCTCACCGACTGCGGAAGGAACGAGAACGGGAAGTTCAATCCGGACAACGTCATCGTCGCCCCCGGTGTGAGCAACGGCGCCCACCACATGCACGACTACGTCGGCAATCAGGCCAATGACGCGTTCGCGGACAACCGCTCGCTGGCCCGGGGCCGCACCACCTGCCGCAATCAGGGCGACCGGTCCACGTACTACTGGCCCGTCCTGCGGGTCCAGAACGGCGAGAACGACAACGACGCGAATGCCGACGGCGGAGGAAAGGACCAGAACGTCGGCAAAATCCAGACGCCCGACCAGGTCACGCTGAATTTCGTGGGCAGCCCGGTCTCGAAGGTCACCGCCATGCCCCGATTCCTGCGGATCATCACGGGCGACGCGAAGGCCTTCACCAATGGTGACGCGAATGCCAACGCGTCGTGGAGCTGTACCGGATTCGAGGACCGGCAGCTGAAGGACAAATATCCGCTGTGCCCGCAGGGCAGCAAGGTGGTCAGGTCCTTCAGGTTCCAGAGCTGCTGGGACGGCCAGAACGTCGACAGCGCCAACCACCGCACGCACGTGGCCTTCGCCGACGACGACGGACGCTGTCCCCAGGGCTTCCGCGCCATCCCCCAGCTGGTTCAGCGGATCGTCTACGACGTCGCGCCCCAGGCGAACTTCGCCGTGGACTCGTTCCCCGAGCAGCTGCACAAGCCCGTCACCGACCACGGCGACTTCATCAACGTCTTCGACAGCGGCCTGATGAACCGGATGGTCGACTGCATCAACACCGGGCGCCGCTGCGCCTGA
- a CDS encoding response regulator transcription factor — protein MRVVLAEDLFLLRDGLVRMLEAYGFEILAAVESGPELSRALAELEPDVAVVDVRLPPSHTDEGLQCALAARRARPGLPVLVLSQHVEQLYARELLADGSGGVGYLLKDRVFDADQFVDAVRRVAAGGTAMDPQVILQLLTRQRAQDRPVNRLTPRELEVLELMAQGRSNTAIAAQLVVTERAVAKHTSNIFAKLRLDVSEDDNRRVLAVLAYLDGR, from the coding sequence GTGCGTGTTGTCCTAGCGGAAGACCTGTTCCTGCTCCGGGACGGGCTGGTGCGGATGCTGGAGGCGTACGGCTTCGAGATCCTGGCCGCCGTGGAGAGCGGACCCGAACTCAGCAGGGCGCTCGCCGAGCTGGAGCCGGACGTCGCGGTCGTCGACGTCCGGCTCCCGCCGTCGCACACCGACGAGGGGCTGCAGTGCGCGCTGGCCGCCCGCCGGGCGCGCCCGGGGCTGCCGGTGCTCGTCCTGTCCCAGCACGTCGAGCAGTTGTACGCGCGGGAGCTGCTGGCGGACGGCAGCGGGGGCGTCGGCTACCTGCTGAAGGACCGGGTGTTCGACGCGGACCAGTTCGTCGACGCGGTACGGCGCGTCGCCGCGGGCGGAACGGCGATGGACCCGCAGGTCATCTTGCAGCTGCTGACCCGTCAACGGGCGCAGGACCGGCCCGTGAACCGGCTCACGCCACGCGAACTGGAGGTCCTGGAGCTGATGGCGCAGGGCCGCTCCAACACGGCGATCGCCGCGCAACTCGTCGTCACCGAGCGGGCGGTGGCCAAGCACACCTCGAACATCTTCGCCAAGCTGCGGCTCGACGTGTCCGAGGACGACAACCGCCGCGTCCTCGCCGTGCTGGCCTATCTGGACGGCCGGTGA